The proteins below come from a single Allorhodopirellula heiligendammensis genomic window:
- a CDS encoding ThiF family adenylyltransferase has translation MNTTQDRFERQASLVPRDRIRDTSVTVIGVGAIGRQVALQLASIGVTKLQLIDFDTVELTNVTTQGYRADEIGQAKVTATTLEVERIDPSIEIDYIIDRFRSMHRVGDVVFCCVDSIATRATVWRCLQRRIQLLIDTRMNGETIRLLTADPSKSRHRYESTLFAQGDAHAGTCTAKSTIYAASIAAGLSVHQLTRWLRDMPLDRDFTFNLLASELNVTGEFTPSFQENRFA, from the coding sequence TTGAATACCACCCAAGATCGTTTCGAGCGTCAAGCGAGTCTCGTTCCGCGAGATCGTATCCGGGACACCAGCGTCACAGTGATCGGCGTCGGAGCGATCGGTCGTCAAGTCGCACTGCAACTCGCCTCCATCGGCGTCACGAAGTTGCAATTGATTGACTTCGACACCGTGGAGCTGACGAACGTCACCACCCAAGGCTACCGAGCCGATGAGATCGGGCAAGCCAAAGTGACGGCAACGACGTTGGAAGTCGAACGCATCGATCCATCGATCGAAATCGACTACATCATTGACCGCTTCCGCTCAATGCACCGCGTCGGTGACGTCGTGTTCTGCTGCGTCGACAGCATCGCGACGCGGGCAACGGTGTGGCGATGCCTTCAAAGGCGGATCCAACTGCTGATTGATACTCGGATGAACGGCGAGACGATTCGTTTACTGACGGCTGACCCCAGCAAATCACGTCATCGTTACGAATCGACGTTGTTCGCCCAGGGTGACGCTCACGCAGGAACCTGCACGGCAAAATCGACCATCTACGCGGCATCCATTGCCGCGGGCTTGTCCGTGCATCAATTAACACGCTGGCTCCGTGATATGCCACTGGACCGCGATTTCACCTTCAACTTACTCGCCAGCGAACTGAACGTCACTGGTGAATTCACACCCTCATTTCAGGAGAACAGATTTGCATAA